In Rutidosis leptorrhynchoides isolate AG116_Rl617_1_P2 chromosome 2, CSIRO_AGI_Rlap_v1, whole genome shotgun sequence, one genomic interval encodes:
- the LOC139888528 gene encoding uncharacterized protein — MRYGVKLTHNVSIEESVGIFLLILAHRCGNRLAQETFNHSGETIHRHFHMILKAVLKLSGDIIKPNTRYNEEDCIGAIDGTHVRASVREHEQAKYIGRKGYATQNIMAACDFNMCFTFAWAGWEGTAHDTRIFLEALRRPEVNFPRPTGDKYYVVDAGYPNTRGYLAPYKGNNIRYHIPDFHRGKTAAQRAPKGTKETFNYHHSSLRNVIERTFGVWKARWAILKDMHVNYSYETQVNIVIVSMAIHNYIRMNGHFDEAFNTAQQENYRPTQEFNVESSTSTTMTLEEPCTSRRADDLYMSVVRDEIARNLMRAK; from the exons ATGCGTTACGGTGTAAAGCTAACTCATAATGTATCAATTGAGGAGTCTGTTGGTATATTTTTGCTAATACTAGCACATAGATGCGGAAATAGATTAGCCCAAGAAACTTTTAATCATTCAGGAGAAACTATTCATCGACATTTTCACATGATTTTGAAAGCAGTGCTTAAGCTTAGCGGAGACATTATTAAGCCAAATACACGTTACAACGAAGAA GATTGTATTGGAGCTATTGATGGCACACATGTTAGAGCGTCTGTTCGAGAGCATGAACAAGCAAAATATATCGGGAGAAAAGGATACGCGACCCAAAATATTATGGCGGCATGTGATTTTAACATGTGTTTTACATTTGCTTGGGCCGGTTGGGAAGGCACCGCACACGATACAAGAATTTTTCTAGAAGCATTACGAAGACCAGAAGTGAATTTTCCGCGTCCAACGGGAG ATAAGTACTATGTTGTTGATGCTGGGTATCCAAATACTAGAGGGTATCTTGCTCCGTACAAAGGAAACAATATTCGTTATCATATTCCAGATTTTCATCGTGGTAAAACTGCTGCTCAACGTGCTCCTAAAGGAACGAAGGAGACATTTAACTACCATCACTCATCGTTGAGAAATGTGATTGAACGTACATTTGGAGTATGGAAGGCAAGATGGGCAATATTAAAAGATATGCATGTAAATTACTCGTATGAAACACAAGTGAATATCGTGATAGTATCTATGGCAATTCACAACTATATTAGGATGAATGGTCACTTTGATGAAGCATTTAACACGGCACAACAAGAAAATTATCGTCCAACTCAAGAGTTTAATGTTGAATCATCTACTAGCACCACTATGACTCTAGAAGAACCATGTACAAGCCGTAGAGCCGATGATCTATATATGAGTGTAGTAAGAGATGAAATTGCAAGAAATCTTATGAGAGCGAAGTGA